Proteins co-encoded in one Papaver somniferum cultivar HN1 chromosome 5, ASM357369v1, whole genome shotgun sequence genomic window:
- the LOC113278855 gene encoding uncharacterized protein LOC113278855, translating to MVYKNFDLKNRPIKVQKIITVRFFLPARNQTLICCDGASRGNPGVAGYGFVCRDDQGGFIYAEAKGLGIATNYIDEIIAIAGASEWAIHNNKLDICINSYSKAAVRWRRIKELLSNIQFVHSMREINFSIDSMAKKGAGLERGEIIRFNIKPAFIHALESPEKIYY from the exons ATGGTTTATAAGAATTTCGATCTGAAAAATCGACCAATAAAAGTGCAGAAGATTATAACAGTGAGATTCTTCTTACCTGCAAGAAACCAAACACTcatatgttgtgatggagcatcGAGAGGTAATCCAGGTGTTGCGGGTTATGGCTTTGTATGTAGAGATGATCAGGGAGGTTTCATATATGCTGAAGCTAAAGGTCTGGGGATTGCAACAAATTACATTGATGAAATAATAGCTATTGCAGGTGCATCTGAATGGGCAATACATAATAATAAGCTTGATATATGCATTAATTCATACTCTAAAGCTGCA GTAAGATGGAGAAGAATAAAGGAATTACTAAGTAATATCCAATTTGTACATAGTATGAGGGAAATCAATTTCTCTATTGATTCCATGGCAAAGAAAGGTGCAGGCTTGGAGAGAGGAGAAATAATCAGATTCAATATTAAACCAGCTTTCATCCATGCTTTGGAATCACCTGAGAAAATTTACTATTGA